The genomic DNA ATATGTCACCATTATAATAGGAACACAGAAGATACCTAGTGAGAAAAAGACAGATGGACCTTATCTAAGTGAATGCGGGGCAGGAGGGCAGACTGGATCCTTTTTCTACAGTGTGGCAAGTACTACTATATAGAAGGAAGCCTGTAGGAAGGGCTTTAACCCAGTAAGGGATGGCGGGGAGAGTGTCCTCAGAAGAGATAACACCTGAAGGTAAGGACTGGCAAAGCAAAAGACAGTTAGAAaagtggggcgttggtggcgcatgtctttaatcccagcactggagaggcagaggcaggcagatctctgtgagttcgagaccagcctggtctacaagagctagttccaggacagcctccaaagccacagagaaaccctgtctcgaaaaacaaaaacaaacaaacaaaaaagataattaGAAAAGTACTCCAGATGAGGAAACAATATGAACCAAGGCAGTAAAGTCAGTTCAGGGGTAGGCAGAGCCATGTATGCTGTCATCCAAGCATGCCCTCGCTAAGCCAGTCACAGTGCTGAGGGTACGGAAGTGACTTTCAAAACTGAACCCAGAAAAGGTTCACCTGTCTCACAGCCGCCCTCACTTACCCTTAGGTCTGCAGACACACATACGTCTTACCAATGGGACTGACTgctggaggggtggggaggctgGAATGGGGGAAGGCAGCAAGGAGGGTTACCCTAGCTCAACAACAGCAGGAAGACAGTTTTGCTCTGGTAAGCACTGAAATACTGACCCTCATTCCCTCCTAACCATCCCCAGCTGCCACCCAAAGGTAAACTCCGGAGCCTGTGCAGCCAACATGTGGAAAAGCTGCAGATCTTCCAGCACCTCCATCCCATCGTGGTTCAAGCTGCCTTCCCTCCACTATATAAGGAACTGTTCAGCACTGACGCCGAGTCCCCTGAGGGGCTAACCAAGTGACCTAGAGGAAAAGACAACTTTCTAGTTCCTTCAGCCTGATTGCCAGCTGTCTCCCTGGACTCCATTCCCTCAGCCTTCCCTTTCCTGTGCTCTATGGAGGGTGGTCTCCCTAGGAGTAAGCAAATGCTAAGACTGGTTTTTCTGCCCCAAGGCTTGCCTGGCAGAACAACAGTATCAGGCGATGAAGAAAAGGCTTGTTATGTTTGATTTCCCATAAATTCCACCCTGGCTTCTGGAAGGTGTGGGGTAGATGGGATATAAAGGACTGTAGGCGACCAagtcaaactaaaaacaaacaaaacaacaggggGATAAAgtcaaactaaacaaaacaaaccaacagggGGAGAAATCCAGGTACGGGGATGAAGAGAACTCAATTCTAGGCTCAAAAGCTAACAACAGTTCTTTGAATACCTCATTGTATTTCCCCCATGGGCTCCGGCTGGGGGAGATGGATCTAGCTCAGAGACTGGTGGTAGCAAGCAGCCAGAAGGACCTGTATATAGCAAGAATCCAGAACCTTGAGAttttctgccttcctccttctTAGCTCAGTAAAGAAGTTGTTGGCCACCCTGCCCTTTCTCTGGGACCTAAAATACCTGGATATGTATTGAATAAGGATGGGAAGGAAATGAGAGCCAGGATAATGGTTTGATAGGGTttgggtgtggagaaagggaatggTGGGAGCTGAGAACATCACTGGAAGAATTAGAATGTGAACCTCTTGTGTGCACTTTAAAAGCCGACTTTGTTAGCACAGTCTAATCAGAGACACACATCCACGAACAGAGATGGAGCACAGAGCAACTCtgcctgcagtgacacacttctgtaGACACTTCCCCAGTGACACCATCTCTTCCTTGAAGTCACAGCTCAGAGAAACCTTAGGGTCTTAGCAAAGAGTTCCAATACATGCAGGGTGCCAGAACATACCATCCCAGCTCCAGCTGTTTTCTATACTGAGAACTACCCCTAAGAGAAACAGAGGACTCGATGCTGATCAGCCAGAAATCCAAGGACCAGCACCAGGGAAGGTGTCGCTACCCTACTACTCTCTTTATGAGGAAGGAGGGCAAtaccaccccaccctacccccgaTCTGTGCCTGTGTGCCACTGACTCCAGCATGAGAGAGTGACTAggaacagggcagggacctgttTCTCCTCCATAATCTTGCTCAGGACTtctctcagctttttttttttttttttcctctcagggAAAGGGTTTACCTACGTAAACATAAACCCTTACTTGTGCATtctttataaaatgattttaaaggctgcaagtgtgtgtgtgtgtgtgtgtgtgtgtgtgtgtgtgtgtgtgtgtgtgtgtgtacttgtgcaaGGGTGCAGGGCACATGTGTTGGTGGGAGACTTGAATGTGACTGCCCAGGATACACCCCTACTCTTCAGTCTTGTTTCTGTGTCAAGCCAGCAATCCATCTGTTTTATAGGAATTTTAGCCCCCTCAGATTCTTCTGCAAACTAAGCAGTCCCCAGGGAGACTTGGAAACTGATGCTCAGATCCCCAGCATTGGAGGAATGTCAAACCAAGCTGCAGGAAGACATTCTGGACTGAGAACTTCTGACAGATGATACCCACAGGCCCGTTTAGATTTAGAGACTGCACAGAATTACCCTGCATCTAAAAGACTAGAAGCTGTGAAGTGGCGTCCCGGGAGCTCTCTAGCTCCCCAGGAGGAACCAGGATGTCAGAACTCTTTCAAGCTTCCCAGGAAGTCTCAGTGGCagaccctgcccctgcccctgcccctgcccctgcccctgcccctgcccctgctcctgcctgccctgccctgccccaggGTCCCTGTCTTCATTTCCCCCATTCTGTCATCCCATAGTGACCCTTGCTGCAACCCTCCCTGGTTGCTTTATTTTGCACCAACAGAGTTGCTGCAGACAActgatttaaaaagagagagagagagagagagagagagagagagagagagagagagagagagagagagagagagagagagagagagagagagagagagagagagagaaggagaaatgctTTCTGGCTCCTTTCTCTCCCTTGGTCTTGGCAGCGAGGCCACAGTAGCAGTAGCGGCGGCGGCAGCCGCAGCAGTCCCGCCAGCCGGCTGACGCTGCAGGCGGCTTGGCAGTGGGGAGTGGAGAGTCACACACAACAGGGGAGGTGGAGGGGCCAAGGTGCAGCTCGGATGGGACAGACCCCAGCCCCAGAGAGATGCAGCGCCCAACTTGATGCCAGCCTCCAGCTTCTCCGGTAAGTGCCCCTGCCCTCTTTGCGGAAGTCTCAGCTGCCCTTTCCCGTGGCTTTCTCAAAGACAAGGCCAGGCTAAGTGTGCCTGTAAAGGAAAGGGAGCTTGCGCACCCTCCGCCCCAGTCAACCATTCACCCTGCCCCACAGGGCTGTGATTGGAAAACTAAAATGTCCCAGATAACCCTGGTGGGGGGACTCCAAGGAGACCACCCCTCCTTCTCCCTAGTGTTGCTTCTACCTCTAGAAAGGGTTTTTCCCCCCTACAGTCAATGTGGATACTCGAAAAATCTCTCTCCTAAGTGACCCCTCCCCATGCAGGTCTCCGTGCCTCAATCAGGTGTGCTTTTAAAGTGGATATGTGTTCCTCTGGGTCTGTGGTTGTcacacagagacaagaagaaagCTCCATATCCCTGAGGGGGCAATGCCCCAGACTCCAGACcctagaaggagagaaagggcttCTGTAATATCTGTCTCTTCCTGCAAAGTGCCCAGAGGCCAGTCCTGTAGCCACAGAGGATAAGAAAGTAAGACTCTGATTAAATTAGCCACCTTATAAATAAAAGATGTTAACCCAAAGTTCCCCAGCCACTGAGCCAGAAGGCTTTGGGGACAAAGAGGAAACTCATggaagcaggaaggagggagCTGGCACACATGCTTCACTGCACTTTTGCTGAATGCAGAGCAAAGGAATGAGCAGGAACTGCAGCAACAGTGATGAAGAGCTAGCTGTCAGGTGGACTTCCCAGAACAGGCACAGGGAGAGGAGAGGCTGAGAATTCATAGCACCCCAGAGATGCCTGTTGTTCTGGGAGGGGGTCAGAAGGGTCAAAATTTAGCAGCCATTGTCCCTTGtcactctccccctccccaagtCACCCCATAACAGTTTCCCTGCATCCCTCATCTCCTGCTCTTTCGTCTATCCTCCTTACTGAGGATTCAACTTGGCATCCATGGTTTCCCAACTGCTTTGGTCCTCTGAAGTGGCTAGAGAAGAATCTCCAGAACGATTCTCCAAGAGtgcaggaagagcaggaagtcGCATCTCCTAACAGCCCCTCCTGTGTCCCACATGGAAGTAAATAGGACATGCAGCAGAAGGCTTGAGGCCCCAAAGTCCAGAGGTGCAGGACCTTCAGCTAGGGGAAACACAGCAGGTAGCCTGCAGGATGTCAGCTTGTCCTGCTCCTGTCCCTCTGCCATCTCTTTCTAGCTCTACTATTCCTCCTCTTTGAGGTCCCTATTGCAGTAGCAAGGCAAGCAGGGGCACTGGACAGTTAAGACATCTCTATCTCTGTCACCTTGTCCAGCTTCCCACAGTTATCATGGTCACCATCTGCTGATACTGGCCAGGCTTCTGGTACCCAGAGTCCCACTTTATATAGATGGGTGCTATGCACTGCTTGTATCCAGGTGTCCCCTATGCTTGCCAGTggctctctgcctccccacccatGGCATCTGGTCAttgctgtctctccctctttatCCATGCTTCCTTGTCTCTCGGGCAGCTCAGGTGGAAAGGGGGCAAAGCTTTCTTCAGATGCACATACAAATGAGACTCAAAACACCACTAAGGGAGGATAGAGGTGTAGTCCAAGGCTGAGGACCCCATGCAAAATCTCAGCACCATTTACATAGTTTCCACATCCCAACCCCTCTATAAAGGGAGAGGTGCTGTCCTGGGGGCTCTTGTAAGGGATCCCCAGTCTTGTCATCCAGTGCCCCTGTACTCTGTTCCATAGCTAATATACAGTGAGGCTTGTCATCCCCACAAACATTCTGGGGATACCAATATTGGCTCTCCCAGAGCCTGGGCCCTGAGCCATGCACAGGAAGTTCATGGCTGGTTATCCAGAACTGCATAGGACAGATTTCCCCACAAGAGGAGCCTTAAGAAGCCCCAGGGAGGTGATACAGGTTTTCCCAGATGTGTGGCACACTTGCTGGCAAGCTCGAGACAACAGACCACTTTTCCTCCCCTTTAAGGAGGCTCAGGGGAGTACAGGGTCGCCATCATCTAAAGCCACTTTCCAAAAAAGGCCATATCATCATCTATTCCAGGCCTCAGGGAATGGACGCAGCCACAGCTCCAAAGCAAGCCTGGCTCCCCTGGTCCCCACTCCTTTTCCTGCTCCTCCTACCTGGAGGGAGCATCAGTAGCTGCCCTACTGTGTGTGACTGCACTTCCCAGACCCGGGCAGTACTCTGTGCCCATAGGCGACTGGACGCTGTCCCTGGAGGGCTTCCTTTGGACACAGAACTCCTGGACCTGAGTGGAAACCGCCTGTGGGGGCTTCAGCGGGGCATGCTCTCCCGATTGGGCCAGCTCCAAGAACTGGACCTCAGCTACAATCAGCTCTCTACCCTTGAGCCTGGGGCCTTCCATGGCTTACAAAGTCTACTCACTCTGAGGCTCCAGGGCAATCGACTGAGAATTGTGGGCCCTGGGATCTTCTCAGGTCTGTCTGCTCTCACACTGCTGGACCTCCGCCTCAATCAGATTGTCCTCTTCCTAGATGGGGCTTTTGCTGAGCTAGGCAGCCTCCAGCAGCTGGAGGTTGGAGACAATCACCTGGTGTTTGTGGCTCCTGGGGCCTTTGCAGGGCTGGCCAAATTAAGTACCCTCACCCTGGAACGCTGCAAcctcagcacagtgcctggccTAGCACTTGCCCAGCTCCCAGCACTAGTAGCTCTTAGGCTACGAGAACTGGATATTGAGAGGCTGCCAGCTGGGGCACTTCGAGGGCTCGGGCAGCTAAAGGAGCTGGAGATCCACCACTGGCCATCTCTGGAGGCCCTGGACCCAGGGAGCCTGCTTGGGCTCAATCTGAGCACCCTGGCCATCACCCGCTGCAATCTGAGCTCAGTGCCCTTCCAAGCACTGTACCACCTGAGCTTCCTCAGGGTCTTGGATCTATCTCAGAATCCTATCTCAGCCATCCCAGCCCGAAGGCTTAGCCCCCTGATCCGGCTCCAGGAGCTCAGGCTGTCGGGGGCCTGTCTCACTTCCATCGCTGCCCATGCCTTCCACGGCCTGACTGCCTTCCACTTGCTGGATGTAGCAGACAACGCTCTTCAGACTCTAGAGGAAACAGCCTTCCCTTCTCCTGATAAACTGGTCACCCTGAGGCTGTCTGGTAACCCCCTAACCTGTGATTGCCGCCTCCTCTGGCTGCTCCGCCTCCGCCACCACCTGGACTTTGGCACGTCCCCCCCTGCTTGTGCTGGCCCCCAGCATGTCCAAGGGAAGAGCCTAAGGGAGTTTTCAGACATCCTGCCTCCAGGCCACTTCACCTGCAAACCAGCCCTGATCCGGAAGTCAGGGCCTCGGTGGGTCATTGCGGAGGAGGGAGGGCAAGCTGTTTTCTCCTGTTCTGGAGATGGAGATCCAGCGCCCACTGTCTCCTGGATGAGGCCTCAAGGAGCTTGGCTGGGAAGAGCTGGGAGAGTACGGGTCCTGGAGGATGGCACACTGGAGATTCGCTCTGTGCAGCTTCGGGACAAGGGGGCCTATGTCTGTGTGGTCAGCAATGTTGCTGGGAATGACTCCCTCAGGACCTGGCTGGAAGTTATCCAAGTTGAACCACCAAATGGTACTCTCTCTGACCCCAACATCACCATGCCAGGGATCCCAGGACCTTTCTTTCTGGACAGCAGGGGTGTGGCTATGGTGCTGGCAGTGGGTTTTCTCCCCTTCCTCACCTCAGTGACCCTCTGCTTCGGTCTGATCGCTCTTTGGAGTAAGGGCAAGGGCCGGGTCAAGCATCACATGGCTTTTGATTTTGTGGCACCTCGGCCCTCTGGGGATAAGAGCTCTGGGGGTAACCGGGTCACTGCCAAGCTGTTCTGATCTTTTCTCCCATGCTGAAGACTACCCAAGTCCACCTCAGAAGCCAAAGGAGAGGGAGGACTAAAGTCTCTTGAACCACAGCTTCATGTCAGACAACACAGCCTCCTACAGCTGTCACTGCATTCTGAAAGCTGCTGTAGTCTGAAGACAGCAATGTCACCTCTTGCCGAGGGCCCCAGGGAGCTATTGATACAGGCCTTATCGCCAAGACAAGCCTCACTTGGCACCCCCACaccagacagaaaagaaatgcatGGCTTCAGTCCCCTCTTCACACATGTATCCTTTAGTATTCAGGACCAGTTGCCAAACACAACCGTAAAATTACTTCAGAAGTGCCACAAACTTCTTAGAGTCCACTCATCTGGCAGgcatt from Cricetulus griseus strain 17A/GY chromosome 1 unlocalized genomic scaffold, alternate assembly CriGri-PICRH-1.0 chr1_0, whole genome shotgun sequence includes the following:
- the Lingo4 gene encoding leucine-rich repeat and immunoglobulin-like domain-containing nogo receptor-interacting protein 4; the protein is MGQTPAPERCSAQLDASLQLLRPQGMDAATAPKQAWLPWSPLLFLLLLPGGSISSCPTVCDCTSQTRAVLCAHRRLDAVPGGLPLDTELLDLSGNRLWGLQRGMLSRLGQLQELDLSYNQLSTLEPGAFHGLQSLLTLRLQGNRLRIVGPGIFSGLSALTLLDLRLNQIVLFLDGAFAELGSLQQLEVGDNHLVFVAPGAFAGLAKLSTLTLERCNLSTVPGLALAQLPALVALRLRELDIERLPAGALRGLGQLKELEIHHWPSLEALDPGSLLGLNLSTLAITRCNLSSVPFQALYHLSFLRVLDLSQNPISAIPARRLSPLIRLQELRLSGACLTSIAAHAFHGLTAFHLLDVADNALQTLEETAFPSPDKLVTLRLSGNPLTCDCRLLWLLRLRHHLDFGTSPPACAGPQHVQGKSLREFSDILPPGHFTCKPALIRKSGPRWVIAEEGGQAVFSCSGDGDPAPTVSWMRPQGAWLGRAGRVRVLEDGTLEIRSVQLRDKGAYVCVVSNVAGNDSLRTWLEVIQVEPPNGTLSDPNITMPGIPGPFFLDSRGVAMVLAVGFLPFLTSVTLCFGLIALWSKGKGRVKHHMAFDFVAPRPSGDKSSGGNRVTAKLF